One segment of Carya illinoinensis cultivar Pawnee chromosome 13, C.illinoinensisPawnee_v1, whole genome shotgun sequence DNA contains the following:
- the LOC122291555 gene encoding exportin-7 isoform X1 — translation MELAQLEALCERLYNSQDSVERAHAENTLKCFSVNTDYISQCQYILDHSLTPYALMLASSSLLKQVTEHSLALQLRLDIRSYLINYLATRGPELQPFVTASLIQLLCRVTKFGWFDDDRFRDVVKESMNFLSQATSDHYAIGLKILNQLVSEMNQPNPGLPSTHHRRVACSFRDQLLYQIFQISLTSLQQLKSDVVSRLQELALSLSLKCLSFDFVGTSIDESSEEFGTVQIPSSWRPVLEDPATLQIFFDYYAITKAPLSKEALECLVRLASVRRSLFTNDAARSKFLAHLMTGTKEILQTGQGLVDHDNYHEYCRLLGRFRVNYQLSELVNVEGYSDWIHLVAEFTLKSLQSWQWASSSVYYLLGLWSRLVTSVPYLKGDAPSLLDEFVPKITEGFITSRFNSVQAVLPDDLSENPLDNVELLQDQLDCFPYLCRFQYESSSLYIINIMEPILQVYTERARLQTTDNKDLSVIEAKLAWVVHIIAAILKIKQCTGCSVESQEVLDAELSARVLQLINVTDSGLHSQRYGEISKQRLDRAILTFFQHFRKSYVGDQAMHSSKQLYARLSELLGLHDHLLLLNVIVGKIATNLKCYTESEEVIDHTLGLFLELASGYMTGKLLLKLDTVKFIVANHTREHFPFLEEYRCSRSRTTFYYTIGCLIFMEDSPVKFKSSMDPLLQVFISLESTPDSLFSTDAVKYALIGLMRDLRGIAMATNSRRTYGLLFDWLYPAHMPLLLKGISHWSDTPEVTTPLLKFMAEFVLNKAQRLTFDSSSPNGILLFREVSKLIVAYGSRILSLPNAADIYAFKYKGIWICLNIISRALAGNYVNFGVFELYGDRALSDALDVALKMTLSIPLADILAFRKLTRAYFAFLEVLFNSHIVFILNLDTNTFMHIVGSLESGLKGLDTNISSQCASAVDNLAAFYFNNITMGEAPTSPAAINLARHIADGPNLFPGILKTLFEIVLFEDCGNQWSLSRPMLSLILISEQIFTDLKAQILASQPADQHQRLSLCFDKLMADVTRSLDSKNRDKFTQNLTIFRHEFRIK, via the exons ATGGAACTAGCACAACTAGAGGCATTGTGTGAGAGGCTGTACAATTCCCAGGACTCTGTGGAAAGAGCTCATGCAGAGAATACTTTGAAATGCTTTTCGGTGAACACTGATTATATTTCACAATGCCAATACATTCTTGACCATTCATTGACTCCTTATGCGCTGATGCTCGCTAGTTCGAGTTTGTTGAAGCAAGTCACTGAGCATAGCCTTGCCTTACAACTCCGTCTTGATATCC GAAGCTACCTTATTAACTATCTTGCCACCAGGGGACCTGAATTGCAGCCTTTTGTAACCGCATCTTTAATTCAACTCTTATGTCGAGTTACAAAGTTTGGGTGGTTTGATGATGATCGATTCCGGGACGTAGTGAAAGAGTCAATGAACTTCTTGAGCCAG gCAACATCGGACCACTATGCTATTGGTTTGAAGATCTTAAATCAACTAGTGTCTGAGATGAATCAG CCTAATCCTGGGTTGCCTTCAACACATCATCGAAGGGTAGCATGCTCCTTCAGGGATCAATTGCTTTATCAGATATTCCAAATATCATTGACGTCACTACAACAGCTGAAGAGTGATG TTGTTAGTCGATTGCAAGAGTTAGCACTTTCTCTATCGCTCAAGTGTTTATCCTTTGATTTTGTGGGGACATCAATTGATGAAAGTTCCGAAGAATTTGGTACTGTTCAG ATTCCATCTTCTTGGAGACCTGTTTTGGAGGATCCTGCAACCTTGCAGATCTTTTTTGATTACTATGCTATTACGAAGGCCCCTCTTTCCAAAGAG GCACTGGAGTGCTTGGTGCGACTTGCTTCTGTAAGACGTTCTTTGTTTACAAATGATGCTGCCCGTTCTAAGTTTTTGGCCCATTTAATGACAGGAACCAAAGAAATCCTGCAAACAGGGCAAG GTCTTGTTGATCATGACAATTACCATGAGTATTGTCGTCTTCTTGGACGTTTCAGGGTGAATTATCAG TTGTCAGAGCTTGTGAATGTAGAAGGCTATAGTGATTGGATACATCTGGTTGCAGAGTTCACTTTAAAGTCTCTGCAATCTTGGCAG TGGGCCAGCAGCAGTGTGTATTACCTATTAGGCCTGTGGTCCAGATTGGTGACATCTGTACCCTATTTGAAAGGTGATGCACCAAGCTTGCTGGATGAATTTGTGCCTAAGATTACTGAAGGTTTCATCACATCAAGGTTTAACTCTGTGCAG GCTGTGTTGCCAGATGATCTTTCTGAGAACCCGTTAGACAATGTTGAACTTCTTCAGGATCAACTAGATTGCTTTCCTTACCTTTGCAGATTTCAG TATGAAAGCAGtagtttgtatataataaatataatggagCCAATTCTGCAAGTATACACG GAAAGAGCTCGACTGCAGACCACTGATAACAAGGATCTCTCTGTCATAGAAGCCAAACTTGCTTGGGTCGTTCATATTATTGCTGCCATTCTTAAGATAAAACAATGTACTGGTTGTAg TGTGGAATCACAAGAAGTGCTCGATGCAGAACTTTCAGCTCGTGTTTTGCAATTGATAAATGTAACTGACAGTGGACTGCACAGCCAG AGATATGGTGAAATAAGCAAGCAGAGACTTGATCGAGCAATTCTTACCTTCTTTCAACATTTCCGAAAGTCTTACGTAGGTGATCAGGCCATGCATTCATCGAAG CAGTTATATGCCCGGTTGTCTGAGCTTCTTGGACTCCATGATCATCTACTGCTATTGAATGTAATTGTTGGGAAGATAGCTACAAACCTCAAGTGTTATACAGAG AGTGAAGAGGTGATTGATCACACATTGGGCTTGTTCTTGGAGCTGGCATCTGG ATACATGACTGGGAAGCTGCTTTTGAAATTAGATACTGTCAAATTCATAGTTGCAAATCACACT AGGGAGCACTTTCCATTTTTAGAAGAATATAGATGCTCACGCAGCAGAACAACTTTCTATTACACCATCGGCTGTTTAATATTTATGGAGGACAGCCCTGTGAAATTCAAGTCATCAATGGATCCACTTTTGCAA GTTTTCATCAGTTTAGAATCGACCCCTGATTCACTTTTCAGTACTGATGCTGTAAAGTATGCATTAATTGGCCTAATGAGGGATCTCAGAGGAATTGCAATGGCGACAAATAG TCGCAGAACTTATGGGCTTCTGTTTGATTGGCTATATCCTGCACACATGCCACTACTCTTGAAAGGCATCTCACACTGGAGTGATACACCAGAG GTTACGACACCTTTGTTGAAATTCATGGCTGAATTTGTGTTAAACAAAGCCCAGCGTCTGACTTTCGACTCTTCCTCTCCAAACGGCATACTTCTTTTCCGTGAAGTCAGTAAATTAATTGTTGCTTATGGGTCAAGGATTTTATCTCTTCCAAATGCTGCTGATATATATGCCTTTAAATACAAGGGTATATGGATTTGTTTAAACATTATCTCAAGAG CCCTTGCTGGAAATTATGTCAACTTTGGTGTGTTTGAGCTATATGGGGATAGAGCGCTCTCTGATGCCCTTGATGTTGCTCTAAAGATGACACTATCAATTCCTTTGGCTGATATATTGGCCTTCCGTAAG cTAACAAGGGCCTATTTTGCATTCTTGGAGGTTCTTTTCAACAGCCACATTGTATTTATATTGAACTTGGATACAAAcacttttatgcatattgtagGTTCTCTTGAATCTGGTCTTAAAGGGTTGGATACAAATATCTCATCACAG TGTGCATCTGCTGTTGATAATCTGGCTGCATTCTATTTCAACAATATCACTATGGGGGAGGCACCTACTTCACCTGCTGCAATAAATCTTGCTCGGCACATTGCAGATGGCCCCAATTTGTTTCCAGGA atacTGAAGACGCTCTTTGAGATAGTTTTATTCGAGGATTGTGGCAACCAGTGGAGTCTTAGCAGACCGATGTTGAGCTTAATACTTATCAGTGAGCAG ATATTCACTGATTTGAAAGCTCAGATTTTGGCTTCACAG CCAGCAGATCAACATCAGCGGCTTTCCTTGTGTTTTGACAAGTTAATGGCAGATGTTACTCGGAGCTTGGATTCCAAAAATAGGGATAAATTCACCCAGAATCTTACCATATTCAGGCATGAGTTTCGGATAAAATAA
- the LOC122291555 gene encoding exportin-7 isoform X2, with protein sequence MELAQLEALCERLYNSQDSVERAHAENTLKCFSVNTDYISQCQYILDHSLTPYALMLASSSLLKQVTEHSLALQLRLDIRSYLINYLATRGPELQPFVTASLIQLLCRVTKFGWFDDDRFRDVVKESMNFLSQATSDHYAIGLKILNQLVSEMNQPNPGLPSTHHRRVACSFRDQLLYQIFQISLTSLQQLKSDVVSRLQELALSLSLKCLSFDFVGTSIDESSEEFGTVQIPSSWRPVLEDPATLQIFFDYYAITKAPLSKEALECLVRLASVRRSLFTNDAARSKFLAHLMTGTKEILQTGQGLVDHDNYHEYCRLLGRFRVNYQLSELVNVEGYSDWIHLVAEFTLKSLQSWQWASSSVYYLLGLWSRLVTSVPYLKGDAPSLLDEFVPKITEGFITSRFNSVQAVLPDDLSENPLDNVELLQDQLDCFPYLCRFQYESSSLYIINIMEPILQVYTERARLQTTDNKDLSVIEAKLAWVVHIIAAILKIKQCTGCSVESQEVLDAELSARVLQLINVTDSGLHSQRYGEISKQRLDRAILTFFQHFRKSYVGDQAMHSSKLYARLSELLGLHDHLLLLNVIVGKIATNLKCYTESEEVIDHTLGLFLELASGYMTGKLLLKLDTVKFIVANHTREHFPFLEEYRCSRSRTTFYYTIGCLIFMEDSPVKFKSSMDPLLQVFISLESTPDSLFSTDAVKYALIGLMRDLRGIAMATNSRRTYGLLFDWLYPAHMPLLLKGISHWSDTPEVTTPLLKFMAEFVLNKAQRLTFDSSSPNGILLFREVSKLIVAYGSRILSLPNAADIYAFKYKGIWICLNIISRALAGNYVNFGVFELYGDRALSDALDVALKMTLSIPLADILAFRKLTRAYFAFLEVLFNSHIVFILNLDTNTFMHIVGSLESGLKGLDTNISSQCASAVDNLAAFYFNNITMGEAPTSPAAINLARHIADGPNLFPGILKTLFEIVLFEDCGNQWSLSRPMLSLILISEQIFTDLKAQILASQPADQHQRLSLCFDKLMADVTRSLDSKNRDKFTQNLTIFRHEFRIK encoded by the exons ATGGAACTAGCACAACTAGAGGCATTGTGTGAGAGGCTGTACAATTCCCAGGACTCTGTGGAAAGAGCTCATGCAGAGAATACTTTGAAATGCTTTTCGGTGAACACTGATTATATTTCACAATGCCAATACATTCTTGACCATTCATTGACTCCTTATGCGCTGATGCTCGCTAGTTCGAGTTTGTTGAAGCAAGTCACTGAGCATAGCCTTGCCTTACAACTCCGTCTTGATATCC GAAGCTACCTTATTAACTATCTTGCCACCAGGGGACCTGAATTGCAGCCTTTTGTAACCGCATCTTTAATTCAACTCTTATGTCGAGTTACAAAGTTTGGGTGGTTTGATGATGATCGATTCCGGGACGTAGTGAAAGAGTCAATGAACTTCTTGAGCCAG gCAACATCGGACCACTATGCTATTGGTTTGAAGATCTTAAATCAACTAGTGTCTGAGATGAATCAG CCTAATCCTGGGTTGCCTTCAACACATCATCGAAGGGTAGCATGCTCCTTCAGGGATCAATTGCTTTATCAGATATTCCAAATATCATTGACGTCACTACAACAGCTGAAGAGTGATG TTGTTAGTCGATTGCAAGAGTTAGCACTTTCTCTATCGCTCAAGTGTTTATCCTTTGATTTTGTGGGGACATCAATTGATGAAAGTTCCGAAGAATTTGGTACTGTTCAG ATTCCATCTTCTTGGAGACCTGTTTTGGAGGATCCTGCAACCTTGCAGATCTTTTTTGATTACTATGCTATTACGAAGGCCCCTCTTTCCAAAGAG GCACTGGAGTGCTTGGTGCGACTTGCTTCTGTAAGACGTTCTTTGTTTACAAATGATGCTGCCCGTTCTAAGTTTTTGGCCCATTTAATGACAGGAACCAAAGAAATCCTGCAAACAGGGCAAG GTCTTGTTGATCATGACAATTACCATGAGTATTGTCGTCTTCTTGGACGTTTCAGGGTGAATTATCAG TTGTCAGAGCTTGTGAATGTAGAAGGCTATAGTGATTGGATACATCTGGTTGCAGAGTTCACTTTAAAGTCTCTGCAATCTTGGCAG TGGGCCAGCAGCAGTGTGTATTACCTATTAGGCCTGTGGTCCAGATTGGTGACATCTGTACCCTATTTGAAAGGTGATGCACCAAGCTTGCTGGATGAATTTGTGCCTAAGATTACTGAAGGTTTCATCACATCAAGGTTTAACTCTGTGCAG GCTGTGTTGCCAGATGATCTTTCTGAGAACCCGTTAGACAATGTTGAACTTCTTCAGGATCAACTAGATTGCTTTCCTTACCTTTGCAGATTTCAG TATGAAAGCAGtagtttgtatataataaatataatggagCCAATTCTGCAAGTATACACG GAAAGAGCTCGACTGCAGACCACTGATAACAAGGATCTCTCTGTCATAGAAGCCAAACTTGCTTGGGTCGTTCATATTATTGCTGCCATTCTTAAGATAAAACAATGTACTGGTTGTAg TGTGGAATCACAAGAAGTGCTCGATGCAGAACTTTCAGCTCGTGTTTTGCAATTGATAAATGTAACTGACAGTGGACTGCACAGCCAG AGATATGGTGAAATAAGCAAGCAGAGACTTGATCGAGCAATTCTTACCTTCTTTCAACATTTCCGAAAGTCTTACGTAGGTGATCAGGCCATGCATTCATCGAAG TTATATGCCCGGTTGTCTGAGCTTCTTGGACTCCATGATCATCTACTGCTATTGAATGTAATTGTTGGGAAGATAGCTACAAACCTCAAGTGTTATACAGAG AGTGAAGAGGTGATTGATCACACATTGGGCTTGTTCTTGGAGCTGGCATCTGG ATACATGACTGGGAAGCTGCTTTTGAAATTAGATACTGTCAAATTCATAGTTGCAAATCACACT AGGGAGCACTTTCCATTTTTAGAAGAATATAGATGCTCACGCAGCAGAACAACTTTCTATTACACCATCGGCTGTTTAATATTTATGGAGGACAGCCCTGTGAAATTCAAGTCATCAATGGATCCACTTTTGCAA GTTTTCATCAGTTTAGAATCGACCCCTGATTCACTTTTCAGTACTGATGCTGTAAAGTATGCATTAATTGGCCTAATGAGGGATCTCAGAGGAATTGCAATGGCGACAAATAG TCGCAGAACTTATGGGCTTCTGTTTGATTGGCTATATCCTGCACACATGCCACTACTCTTGAAAGGCATCTCACACTGGAGTGATACACCAGAG GTTACGACACCTTTGTTGAAATTCATGGCTGAATTTGTGTTAAACAAAGCCCAGCGTCTGACTTTCGACTCTTCCTCTCCAAACGGCATACTTCTTTTCCGTGAAGTCAGTAAATTAATTGTTGCTTATGGGTCAAGGATTTTATCTCTTCCAAATGCTGCTGATATATATGCCTTTAAATACAAGGGTATATGGATTTGTTTAAACATTATCTCAAGAG CCCTTGCTGGAAATTATGTCAACTTTGGTGTGTTTGAGCTATATGGGGATAGAGCGCTCTCTGATGCCCTTGATGTTGCTCTAAAGATGACACTATCAATTCCTTTGGCTGATATATTGGCCTTCCGTAAG cTAACAAGGGCCTATTTTGCATTCTTGGAGGTTCTTTTCAACAGCCACATTGTATTTATATTGAACTTGGATACAAAcacttttatgcatattgtagGTTCTCTTGAATCTGGTCTTAAAGGGTTGGATACAAATATCTCATCACAG TGTGCATCTGCTGTTGATAATCTGGCTGCATTCTATTTCAACAATATCACTATGGGGGAGGCACCTACTTCACCTGCTGCAATAAATCTTGCTCGGCACATTGCAGATGGCCCCAATTTGTTTCCAGGA atacTGAAGACGCTCTTTGAGATAGTTTTATTCGAGGATTGTGGCAACCAGTGGAGTCTTAGCAGACCGATGTTGAGCTTAATACTTATCAGTGAGCAG ATATTCACTGATTTGAAAGCTCAGATTTTGGCTTCACAG CCAGCAGATCAACATCAGCGGCTTTCCTTGTGTTTTGACAAGTTAATGGCAGATGTTACTCGGAGCTTGGATTCCAAAAATAGGGATAAATTCACCCAGAATCTTACCATATTCAGGCATGAGTTTCGGATAAAATAA